In Streptomyces sp. NBC_01707, a genomic segment contains:
- a CDS encoding ABC transporter ATP-binding protein, producing MKNEPVVQIRGLVKRYGTKTAVDGLDLDIRTGAVTAVLGPNGAGKTTTIESCEGYRRPDAGTVRVLGLDPVTDAAALRPRIGVMLQSGGVHSGARADEMLRHMAKLHAHPLDVDTLIDRLGLGSCGRTTYRRLSGGQQQRLALAMAVVGRPELVFLDEPTAGLDPQARRSTWDLVRELRSDGVSVVLTTHFMDEAAELADDVAIVDAGRVIAQGSPETLCRGGAENTLRFTGRPGLDLGSLLKALPDGTQADELTTGGYRISGQVDPQLLATVTSWCAQHGVMPDGISVERHTLEDVFLELTGKELRA from the coding sequence ATGAAGAACGAGCCGGTCGTGCAGATCCGTGGCCTGGTGAAGCGGTACGGCACCAAAACCGCCGTCGACGGCCTCGACCTGGACATACGCACCGGTGCGGTCACCGCCGTCCTCGGCCCCAACGGCGCCGGCAAGACCACCACGATCGAGAGCTGCGAGGGCTACCGCCGGCCCGACGCGGGCACCGTCCGCGTCCTCGGCCTCGACCCGGTCACCGACGCGGCCGCGCTCCGCCCCCGGATCGGCGTGATGCTGCAGTCGGGTGGTGTCCACTCCGGAGCACGCGCCGACGAGATGCTCCGCCACATGGCGAAACTCCACGCCCACCCGCTGGACGTCGACACCTTGATCGACCGCCTCGGCCTCGGCAGCTGCGGCCGTACGACCTACCGCCGGCTCTCCGGCGGCCAGCAGCAGCGGCTCGCCCTGGCGATGGCCGTCGTCGGCCGCCCCGAGCTGGTGTTCCTGGACGAGCCGACCGCGGGCCTCGACCCGCAGGCCCGCCGTTCCACCTGGGATCTCGTACGGGAACTGCGCTCCGACGGTGTGTCGGTCGTCCTCACCACCCACTTCATGGACGAGGCCGCGGAGCTGGCCGACGACGTCGCCATCGTCGACGCGGGCCGGGTCATCGCACAGGGCAGCCCGGAGACGCTCTGCCGTGGCGGCGCCGAGAACACCCTGCGCTTCACCGGCCGCCCCGGACTCGACCTCGGCTCGCTGCTGAAGGCGCTGCCCGACGGCACGCAGGCGGACGAGCTCACCACCGGCGGGTACCGCATCAGCGGCCAGGTCGACCCGCAGCTGCTGGCCACCGTCACCTCCTGGTGCGCGCAGCACGGCGTGATGCCGGACGGCATCTCCGTCGAGCGCCACACCCTGGAGGACGTCTTCCTGGAACTGACCGGCAAGGAGCTGCGCGCATGA
- a CDS encoding metalloregulator ArsR/SmtB family transcription factor, whose protein sequence is MKYQGEAPQEELATGERSTRNRVARSILDHGPSTVADLAKRLGLTQAAVRRHLDALVSDRVVEAREQRVYGARTRGRPAKVFALTDCGRDAFDQSYDKLAADALRWIAETAGDEAVVAFVRARAAAQSAAYRKAIDAADPEKRTEALAKALSTDGYAATARSAPGPQQGEQLCQHHCPVAHVAEQFPQLCEAETEIFSSLLGTHVQRLATIAHGDGVCTTFVPRGGPATAQTTTSASASTAGRNPA, encoded by the coding sequence GTGAAATACCAGGGCGAGGCTCCGCAGGAGGAACTCGCGACCGGCGAGCGCTCGACGCGCAACCGGGTCGCGCGCTCCATCCTGGACCACGGCCCGTCCACCGTCGCCGATCTGGCGAAGCGCCTGGGACTGACCCAGGCCGCCGTCCGCCGCCATCTGGACGCCCTCGTCTCCGACCGTGTCGTCGAGGCCCGCGAACAGCGGGTCTACGGGGCGCGGACCCGCGGTCGTCCGGCCAAGGTGTTCGCCCTGACCGACTGCGGCCGGGACGCCTTCGACCAGTCCTACGACAAGCTTGCCGCCGACGCTCTTCGCTGGATCGCCGAGACCGCGGGCGACGAGGCGGTCGTCGCCTTCGTCCGCGCCAGGGCGGCCGCCCAGTCGGCGGCCTACCGCAAGGCGATCGACGCGGCGGACCCCGAGAAGCGCACGGAGGCGCTGGCCAAGGCCTTGTCCACCGACGGGTACGCTGCTACGGCGCGAAGCGCGCCGGGCCCCCAGCAGGGCGAGCAGCTGTGCCAGCACCACTGCCCGGTCGCACATGTCGCCGAGCAGTTCCCGCAGCTGTGCGAGGCGGAGACGGAGATCTTCTCCAGCCTGCTCGGGACCCATGTGCAACGTCTGGCCACCATCGCCCACGGCGACGGGGTGTGCACGACGTTCGTACCGCGCGGCGGACCCGCAACCGCACAGACCACCACATCAGCATCTGCAAGCACGGCCGGGAGGAACCCCGCATGA
- the sufB gene encoding Fe-S cluster assembly protein SufB, producing MTLPTETAHPELEGLGTYEFGWADSDAAGAAAKRGLSEAVVRDISAKKNEPEWMLKLRLKGLRLFDKKPMPNWGSDLSGIDFDNIKYFVRSTEKQAESWEDLPEDIKNTYDKLGIPEAEKQRLVAGVAAQYESEVVYHQIREDLEEQGVIFLDTDTALKEHPELFKEYFGTVIPVGDNKFASLNSAVWSGGSFIYVPKGVHVDIPLQAYFRINTENMGQFERTLIIVDEDAYVHYVEGCTAPIYSSDSLHSAVVEIIVKKGGRCRYTTIQNWSNNVYNLVTKRAVAYEGATMEWVDGNIGSKVTMKYPAVYLMGEHAKGETLSIAFAGEGQHQDAGSKMVHMAPNTSSNIVSKSVARGGGRTSYRGLVEIGEGAGGSKSNVLCDALLVDTISRSDTYPYVDVREDDVSMGHEATVSKVSEDQLFYLMSRGLTEFEAMAMIVRGFVEPIARELPMEYALELNRLIELQMEGSVG from the coding sequence ATGACGCTCCCCACGGAGACTGCCCACCCTGAGCTCGAGGGTCTGGGTACGTACGAATTCGGCTGGGCCGACTCCGACGCGGCAGGCGCGGCGGCCAAGCGCGGCCTCTCCGAGGCTGTCGTACGCGACATCTCGGCAAAGAAGAACGAGCCCGAGTGGATGCTGAAGCTCCGTCTCAAGGGGCTTCGCCTGTTCGACAAGAAGCCCATGCCGAACTGGGGCTCGGACCTGTCGGGCATCGACTTCGACAACATCAAGTACTTCGTGCGGTCCACCGAGAAGCAGGCGGAGTCCTGGGAGGACCTGCCCGAGGACATCAAGAACACGTACGACAAGCTCGGTATCCCGGAGGCGGAGAAGCAGCGCCTGGTCGCCGGTGTCGCCGCGCAGTACGAGTCCGAGGTCGTCTACCACCAGATCCGTGAGGACCTGGAGGAGCAGGGCGTCATCTTCCTCGACACGGACACCGCGCTGAAGGAGCACCCGGAGCTCTTCAAGGAGTACTTCGGCACGGTCATCCCGGTCGGCGACAACAAGTTCGCCTCGCTGAACTCGGCCGTGTGGTCCGGCGGCTCGTTCATCTACGTGCCGAAGGGTGTCCACGTCGACATCCCGCTGCAGGCCTACTTCCGTATCAACACGGAGAACATGGGCCAGTTCGAGCGGACGCTGATCATCGTCGACGAGGACGCCTACGTCCACTACGTCGAGGGCTGCACCGCGCCGATCTACTCCTCGGACTCGCTGCACTCCGCCGTTGTCGAGATCATCGTGAAGAAGGGCGGCCGCTGCCGTTACACGACGATCCAGAACTGGTCGAACAACGTCTACAACCTGGTCACCAAGCGCGCCGTGGCGTACGAGGGCGCGACCATGGAGTGGGTCGACGGCAACATCGGCTCCAAGGTCACCATGAAGTACCCGGCCGTCTACCTGATGGGCGAGCACGCCAAGGGCGAGACGCTCTCCATCGCCTTCGCGGGCGAGGGCCAGCACCAGGACGCCGGATCCAAGATGGTCCACATGGCGCCGAACACCTCCTCCAACATCGTCTCCAAGTCGGTGGCGCGAGGCGGCGGCCGTACCTCGTACCGAGGTCTGGTCGAGATCGGCGAGGGCGCCGGGGGCTCCAAGTCCAACGTGCTGTGCGACGCGCTCCTGGTCGACACGATCTCCCGCTCCGACACGTACCCGTACGTGGACGTCCGCGAGGACGACGTGTCCATGGGTCACGAGGCCACCGTCTCCAAGGTCTCCGAGGACCAGCTCTTCTACCTGATGAGCCGCGGTCTGACCGAGTTCGAGGCCATGGCCATGATCGTGCGCGGCTTCGTCGAGCCGATCGCGCGCGAGCTGCCCATGGAGTACGCGCTCGAGCTCAACCGGCTGATCGAGCTGCAGATGGAGGGTTCGGTCGGCTAG
- the sufD gene encoding Fe-S cluster assembly protein SufD — protein sequence MAEAQNIPAGSTTTGSIAVAAESTVATRMSAPPSFDVADFPVPHGREEEWRFTPLERLRGLHDGTAVATGGAVKVAVEVPEGVTVETVGRDDARLGRAGTPVDRVAAQAYSSFEQASVITVAKEAVLPEPIRIAVHGEGGVAYAHQVVELGAFAEAVVVIDHTGDAVVAGNVEYVLGDGAKLTVVSVQDWDDTAVHAAQHNALIGRDATFKSIVVTFGGDLVRLHPRVAYAGPGGEAELFGLYFTDKGQHQEHRLLVDHNTPHCKSNAVYKGALQGQDAHAVWIGDVLIQAKAEGTDTYEMNRNLVLTDGARVDSVPNLEIETGEIVGAGHASATGRFDDEQLFYLMSRGIPAEEARRLVVRGFFAELVQQIGLPDVEARLLDKIEAELKASV from the coding sequence ATGGCTGAGGCTCAGAACATTCCGGCGGGGTCCACCACCACCGGGTCCATCGCGGTGGCCGCCGAGTCGACCGTCGCCACGCGCATGAGCGCGCCCCCGTCCTTCGACGTAGCGGACTTCCCGGTCCCGCACGGCCGGGAGGAGGAGTGGCGGTTCACGCCGCTGGAGCGGCTGCGCGGGCTGCACGACGGCACCGCCGTCGCGACCGGTGGCGCCGTCAAGGTCGCGGTGGAAGTCCCCGAGGGCGTCACGGTCGAGACCGTCGGCCGTGACGACGCCCGGCTCGGCCGGGCCGGCACCCCGGTGGACCGTGTCGCCGCCCAGGCGTACTCGTCCTTCGAGCAGGCCTCGGTCATCACGGTCGCCAAGGAGGCAGTGCTTCCCGAGCCGATCCGGATCGCCGTGCACGGCGAGGGCGGTGTGGCCTACGCCCACCAGGTCGTCGAGCTGGGAGCCTTCGCCGAGGCCGTCGTCGTCATCGACCACACCGGTGACGCGGTCGTCGCGGGCAACGTCGAGTACGTCCTCGGTGACGGCGCGAAGCTCACCGTCGTCTCCGTCCAGGACTGGGACGACACCGCCGTCCACGCCGCCCAGCACAACGCGCTGATCGGCCGCGACGCCACCTTCAAGTCGATCGTCGTCACCTTCGGCGGCGACCTGGTCCGGCTCCACCCGCGGGTCGCCTACGCGGGCCCCGGCGGCGAGGCCGAGCTCTTCGGTCTGTACTTCACCGACAAGGGCCAGCACCAGGAGCACCGCCTCCTGGTCGACCACAACACCCCGCACTGCAAGTCCAACGCCGTCTACAAGGGCGCGCTGCAGGGCCAGGACGCGCACGCCGTCTGGATCGGTGACGTCCTCATCCAGGCCAAGGCCGAGGGCACCGACACGTACGAGATGAACCGCAACCTCGTTCTCACGGACGGTGCGCGGGTCGACTCGGTGCCGAACCTGGAGATCGAGACCGGCGAGATCGTCGGCGCCGGTCACGCCTCCGCGACCGGCCGCTTCGACGACGAGCAGCTCTTCTACCTGATGTCCCGCGGCATCCCGGCCGAGGAGGCCCGCCGACTCGTCGTGCGCGGTTTCTTCGCCGAGCTCGTCCAGCAGATCGGTCTGCCGGACGTCGAGGCCCGTCTGCTCGACAAGATCGAGGCCGAGCTGAAGGCTTCCGTCTGA
- a CDS encoding bifunctional 3-phenylpropionate/cinnamic acid dioxygenase ferredoxin subunit, translating into MAFVKVCALSELEEDTPKRVELDGTPVSLVRTEGEVFAINDICSHANVSLSEGEVEDCMIECWLHGSSFDLRTGKPSGLPATRPVPVYPVKIEGDDVLVSVTQES; encoded by the coding sequence ATGGCCTTCGTCAAAGTCTGTGCGCTGAGCGAGCTGGAGGAGGACACCCCGAAGCGGGTGGAGCTCGACGGTACGCCGGTCTCCCTGGTCCGCACCGAGGGCGAGGTGTTCGCGATCAACGACATCTGCTCGCACGCGAACGTCTCACTGTCCGAGGGAGAGGTCGAGGACTGCATGATCGAGTGCTGGCTGCACGGCTCCAGCTTCGACCTGCGCACCGGCAAGCCGTCCGGCCTTCCCGCGACGCGCCCCGTCCCCGTATACCCCGTCAAGATCGAAGGGGACGATGTGCTCGTCTCCGTCACCCAGGAGTCCTGA
- the sufC gene encoding Fe-S cluster assembly ATPase SufC, producing MATLEIRDLHVSVEADNATKEILKGVDLIVKQGETHAIMGPNGSGKSTLAYSLAGHPKYTITSGTVTLDGEDVLAMTVDERARAGLFLAMQYPVEIPGVSVSNFLRTSATAVRGEAPKLRTWVKEVKETMADLQMDPAFAERNVNEGFSGGEKKRHEILQLELLKPKVAILDETDSGLDVDALRVVSEGVNRVRETGEVGTLLITHYTRILRYIKPDFVHVFANGRIAESGGAELADKLENEGYEAYVKGGASA from the coding sequence ATGGCAACGCTTGAAATCCGCGACCTGCACGTCTCCGTCGAGGCCGACAACGCCACGAAGGAGATCCTCAAGGGCGTCGACCTGATCGTGAAGCAGGGCGAGACCCACGCCATCATGGGCCCCAACGGGTCCGGCAAGTCGACCCTCGCGTACTCCCTCGCGGGTCACCCCAAGTACACGATCACCAGCGGCACGGTGACCCTGGACGGCGAGGACGTCCTGGCGATGACCGTCGACGAGCGCGCCCGCGCCGGCCTCTTCCTGGCCATGCAGTACCCGGTCGAGATCCCCGGTGTCTCGGTCTCCAACTTCCTGCGTACCTCCGCCACCGCCGTCCGCGGCGAGGCGCCCAAGCTGCGTACCTGGGTGAAGGAGGTCAAGGAGACGATGGCCGATCTCCAGATGGACCCGGCGTTCGCCGAGCGCAACGTCAACGAGGGCTTCTCCGGTGGTGAGAAGAAGCGCCACGAGATCCTTCAGCTGGAGCTCCTCAAGCCGAAGGTCGCGATCCTCGACGAGACCGACTCCGGTCTGGACGTCGACGCCCTGCGCGTCGTCTCCGAGGGCGTGAACCGGGTCCGCGAGACCGGCGAGGTCGGCACGCTGCTGATCACGCACTACACGCGGATCCTCCGTTACATCAAGCCCGACTTCGTGCACGTCTTCGCCAACGGCCGTATTGCCGAGTCCGGCGGCGCCGAGCTCGCCGACAAGCTGGAGAACGAGGGCTACGAGGCATATGTGAAGGGTGGCGCTTCCGCGTGA
- a CDS encoding cysteine desulfurase, with product MTQLPGLLDTEAIRKDFPLLDRTVHDGKKIVYLDSAATSQKPRQVLDALSEYYERHNANVHRGVYTIAEEATALYEGARDKVAAFINAPSRNEVIFTKNASESLNLVANMLGWADEPYRVDHETEIVTTEMEHHSNIVPWQLLSQRTGAKLKWFGITDDGRLDLSNIDEIITEKTKIVSFTLVSNIMGTINPVEKIIRRAQQVGALVCIDASQAAPHMVLDVQALQADFVAFTGHKMVGPTGIGVLWGRHELLEDLPPFLGGGEMIETVSMHSSTYAPAPHKFEAGTPPIAQAVGLGAAVDYLSAIGMDKIFQHEHAITEYAVKRLLEVPDLKIIGPATAEDRGATISFTLGDIHPHDVGQVLDEQGIAVRVGHHCARPVCLRYGIPATTRASFYLYSTPAEVDALVDGLEHVRNFFG from the coding sequence GTGACACAGCTGCCGGGCCTCCTCGACACCGAGGCGATCCGCAAGGACTTCCCCCTGCTGGATCGTACGGTCCACGACGGGAAGAAGATCGTTTACCTGGACAGCGCGGCGACTTCGCAGAAGCCGCGCCAGGTGCTCGACGCTCTCAGTGAGTACTACGAGCGGCACAACGCCAACGTCCACCGAGGTGTGTACACGATCGCGGAGGAGGCCACGGCGCTGTACGAAGGCGCCCGTGACAAGGTCGCCGCGTTCATCAACGCGCCGAGCCGCAACGAGGTGATCTTCACCAAGAACGCCTCGGAGTCGCTCAACCTGGTGGCGAACATGCTCGGCTGGGCCGACGAGCCCTACCGGGTGGACCACGAGACCGAGATCGTCACCACGGAGATGGAGCACCACTCCAACATCGTGCCGTGGCAGCTGCTCTCGCAGCGCACCGGCGCGAAGCTGAAGTGGTTCGGCATCACCGACGACGGCCGCCTGGACCTGTCCAACATCGACGAGATCATCACGGAGAAGACGAAGATCGTCTCCTTCACGCTGGTCTCCAACATCATGGGCACGATCAACCCGGTCGAGAAGATCATCCGTCGTGCCCAGCAGGTCGGCGCGCTGGTCTGCATCGATGCCTCGCAGGCCGCCCCGCACATGGTGCTCGACGTGCAGGCGCTGCAGGCCGACTTCGTGGCCTTCACCGGTCACAAGATGGTCGGCCCGACCGGCATCGGTGTGCTCTGGGGCCGCCACGAGCTGCTGGAGGACCTGCCGCCGTTCCTCGGTGGCGGCGAGATGATCGAGACCGTGTCGATGCACTCGTCGACATACGCCCCGGCACCGCACAAGTTCGAGGCGGGTACGCCCCCGATCGCGCAGGCCGTCGGCCTCGGCGCGGCCGTGGACTACCTCTCGGCGATCGGCATGGACAAGATCTTCCAGCACGAGCACGCGATCACCGAGTACGCGGTGAAGCGCCTCCTGGAGGTCCCGGACCTCAAGATCATCGGTCCGGCCACCGCGGAGGACCGCGGCGCCACGATCTCGTTCACGCTCGGCGACATCCACCCGCACGACGTGGGCCAGGTCCTCGACGAGCAGGGCATCGCGGTCCGGGTCGGACACCACTGCGCACGGCCGGTCTGCCTGCGGTACGGAATTCCTGCGACGACGCGAGCGTCGTTCTATCTGTACTCCACGCCTGCCGAGGTCGACGCCCTGGTGGACGGTCTGGAGCATGTACGGAACTTCTTCGGCTGA
- the sufU gene encoding Fe-S cluster assembly sulfur transfer protein SufU, with translation MKLDSMYQEVILDHYKHPHGRGLRDGDAEVHHVNPTCGDEITLRVRYDGETIADVSYEGQGCSISQASASVLNELLVGKELGEAQKIQETFLELMQSKGQLEPDDAMEEVLEDAVAFAGVSKYPARVKCALLSWMAWKDATAQALSEGKTA, from the coding sequence GTGAAGCTTGATTCGATGTACCAGGAAGTGATCCTGGACCACTACAAGCACCCCCACGGGCGCGGCCTGCGGGACGGCGACGCCGAGGTGCACCACGTCAACCCGACGTGCGGCGACGAGATCACGCTCCGGGTGAGGTACGACGGCGAGACCATCGCCGACGTGTCGTACGAGGGTCAGGGCTGCTCCATCAGCCAGGCCTCCGCCTCCGTGCTGAACGAGCTGCTGGTCGGCAAGGAGCTGGGCGAGGCGCAGAAGATCCAGGAGACCTTCCTGGAGCTGATGCAGTCGAAGGGTCAGCTGGAGCCGGACGATGCGATGGAGGAGGTGCTGGAGGACGCGGTCGCGTTCGCCGGTGTCTCGAAGTACCCGGCCCGGGTCAAGTGCGCGCTGCTGAGCTGGATGGCGTGGAAGGACGCGACGGCGCAGGCGCTGTCCGAAGGGAAGACGGCATGA
- a CDS encoding metal-sulfur cluster assembly factor → MSDNETLTTKPASEEEVREALYDVVDPELGIDVVNLGLIYGIHIDDANIATLDMTLTSAACPLTDVIEDQAKSATDGLVSELRINWVWMPPWGPDKITDDGREQLRALGFNV, encoded by the coding sequence ATGAGCGACAACGAGACTCTGACCACCAAGCCGGCCTCCGAGGAGGAGGTCCGCGAGGCCCTGTACGACGTCGTCGACCCCGAACTGGGCATCGACGTCGTCAACCTGGGCCTGATCTACGGCATTCACATCGACGACGCCAACATCGCCACCCTCGACATGACGCTGACGTCCGCGGCCTGCCCGCTGACCGATGTCATCGAGGACCAGGCGAAGTCCGCGACCGACGGCCTCGTCAGTGAGCTGCGGATCAACTGGGTCTGGATGCCGCCGTGGGGCCCGGACAAGATCACGGACGACGGGCGCGAGCAGCTGCGTGCGCTCGGCTTCAACGTCTGA
- a CDS encoding VOC family protein: protein MAVSFYSIVVDAHDLPSQARFWCRVLDWEVLFEADDEVVIGADKDAVPGITFVPVPEGKTVKNRLHIDLAPDDQAVEVARIIGLGATRSDVGQRADAGWVVLADPEGNEFCVLTPKNSLID from the coding sequence ATGGCCGTTTCCTTCTACTCCATCGTCGTCGACGCCCACGATCTGCCGTCGCAGGCCCGGTTCTGGTGCCGGGTGCTCGACTGGGAGGTGCTCTTCGAAGCCGACGACGAAGTCGTCATCGGCGCCGACAAGGACGCCGTGCCCGGCATCACCTTCGTCCCCGTACCGGAGGGGAAGACGGTCAAGAACCGGCTGCACATCGATCTCGCACCCGACGACCAGGCCGTGGAGGTCGCACGGATCATCGGCCTCGGTGCCACCCGGTCGGACGTCGGCCAGCGCGCCGATGCGGGCTGGGTGGTGCTGGCAGACCCCGAGGGGAACGAGTTCTGCGTGCTGACTCCGAAGAACTCGCTCATCGACTGA
- a CDS encoding multidrug efflux SMR transporter, producing the protein MGYGLLAAAIAAEVAGTTAMKYSEGFTRLWPSLITVVGYLLAFSLLAQTLKTLSMGTAYAIWAGVGTAAVATIGVLFMGESGNPVKVAGIALVIAGVVVLNLGGAH; encoded by the coding sequence ATGGGATATGGGCTGCTGGCCGCGGCCATCGCGGCGGAGGTGGCCGGGACGACGGCCATGAAGTACAGCGAGGGCTTCACCCGGCTGTGGCCCTCGCTCATCACCGTCGTCGGCTATCTGCTGGCCTTCTCGTTGCTCGCGCAGACCCTCAAGACACTGTCCATGGGAACCGCGTACGCCATCTGGGCCGGGGTCGGCACGGCCGCGGTCGCCACCATAGGCGTCCTGTTCATGGGTGAGTCCGGCAACCCGGTCAAGGTGGCGGGCATCGCCCTGGTCATCGCCGGCGTGGTGGTGCTCAACCTGGGCGGAGCCCACTGA
- a CDS encoding TetR family transcriptional regulator, whose translation MVRRYDPERRGRIIDAAIRVVGARGIAGLSHRSVAAEADVPLGSTTYHFASLDDLLIAALRRSNEHFARAMRESEALLAPDADLAEELARLLGEWFSGGRGRPELEYELYLAALRRPALRPVAAEWTDGTAELLAGRTDPATARALTALMDGICLQVLLTGGTYDAAYTREMLARIIG comes from the coding sequence ATGGTCCGCCGTTACGACCCCGAGCGCCGCGGCCGCATCATCGACGCGGCGATCCGGGTGGTGGGCGCAAGGGGCATCGCGGGGCTCAGCCACCGCTCCGTCGCCGCCGAGGCCGATGTGCCGCTCGGTTCGACGACGTATCACTTCGCCTCGCTCGACGATCTGCTGATCGCCGCGCTGCGCCGGTCGAACGAGCACTTCGCCCGCGCCATGCGGGAGAGCGAGGCGCTCCTCGCGCCGGACGCGGACCTCGCCGAGGAGCTGGCCCGGCTGCTGGGGGAGTGGTTCTCCGGCGGGCGCGGGCGACCGGAGCTGGAGTACGAGCTGTATCTTGCGGCGCTGCGCCGGCCGGCACTGCGGCCCGTCGCCGCCGAGTGGACGGACGGTACCGCCGAGCTGCTCGCCGGGCGCACCGACCCGGCCACCGCGCGGGCGCTGACAGCGCTGATGGACGGGATCTGTCTGCAGGTGCTGCTGACGGGCGGGACGTACGACGCGGCGTACACGCGGGAGATGCTGGCCCGGATCATCGGCTGA